A portion of the Intestinibacillus sp. Marseille-P6563 genome contains these proteins:
- a CDS encoding recombinase family protein: MTEVSGAHVVLYLRKSRADIEAEQSGAGNTLARHRRTLTDLAARMQLTIDAIYEEVVSGDTIAARPEMQRLLSEVEAGLWDAVLVMEVERLARGDSIDQGIVARAFRYSGTKIITPSKIYDPCNEFDEEFLEFGLFMSRREYQTIRRRLTAGVQASRREGKYTGSVPPYGYLKQKLSGEKGFTLVPDPQTAPIVQQIFSWFLTDRLSMVEISKRLNAGAVPRPNGGVWYPKTIANLLGNPHYAGYTTNSRRPVKAVIRDGAIRKTRPRNTQQLVFYEGRHPALVSREQWQAAQKRLQAHAAPPVPRGKGQTNAFCGLLYCSVCGSRMQRGQYGKNSPRKPYLFCMRRGCATVSSSYEAVEALVQAVLQTWPLTWDPTDLPDDHAIRAHSLAGLHQRLDRIGLQQTRAMEFLETGVYSPEIFRTRIAALDVERKQIEQTLDALAHAPTAPQIPVPSISALYTQLTPSEQNELLKTLIEKIVYQKSERTTPGFAGDLTLTIYPRLPYPVESVRSI, translated from the coding sequence ATGACAGAGGTTTCAGGCGCCCATGTGGTGTTATATTTGCGAAAATCCCGAGCCGATATCGAAGCTGAACAATCGGGTGCTGGCAACACTTTGGCGCGGCACCGGCGCACTTTGACCGACCTCGCGGCTCGGATGCAGCTGACCATCGATGCCATTTATGAAGAAGTCGTATCGGGTGACACCATTGCCGCCCGCCCGGAAATGCAGCGTTTACTCTCCGAAGTAGAAGCCGGGTTATGGGATGCGGTGCTGGTGATGGAAGTCGAACGTCTGGCGCGCGGCGATTCGATCGATCAAGGCATCGTCGCCCGCGCCTTTCGATATTCGGGGACAAAAATCATCACGCCGTCTAAAATTTACGACCCCTGCAATGAATTTGACGAGGAATTTTTAGAGTTTGGACTGTTCATGTCCCGCCGGGAATATCAAACCATTCGCCGTCGCCTTACTGCCGGGGTGCAGGCTTCCCGGCGCGAAGGAAAGTATACCGGTTCGGTCCCGCCCTATGGCTATCTTAAACAAAAGCTGAGCGGCGAAAAAGGCTTTACCCTTGTCCCCGACCCGCAAACCGCCCCGATTGTGCAGCAAATCTTTTCCTGGTTTTTGACCGACCGGCTCTCGATGGTGGAAATCAGTAAACGGCTCAATGCCGGAGCCGTTCCCCGTCCGAACGGCGGCGTCTGGTATCCCAAAACGATTGCCAATCTGCTGGGAAATCCCCATTATGCCGGATATACGACCAATTCCCGCCGCCCGGTCAAGGCTGTGATTCGAGATGGCGCTATACGCAAAACCCGTCCGCGCAACACGCAGCAACTTGTGTTCTACGAAGGGCGTCATCCAGCTTTGGTCTCCCGCGAACAATGGCAGGCAGCTCAGAAGCGCTTGCAAGCACATGCCGCGCCCCCGGTGCCGCGTGGCAAGGGGCAAACGAATGCCTTTTGTGGCCTTTTATACTGTTCGGTCTGTGGCTCCCGCATGCAGCGCGGCCAATATGGAAAAAACAGCCCCAGAAAACCCTATCTTTTTTGTATGCGCCGCGGCTGCGCGACTGTATCCTCTTCCTATGAGGCGGTGGAAGCCCTCGTGCAGGCCGTTTTGCAGACCTGGCCGCTGACCTGGGACCCAACCGATTTGCCGGATGACCACGCCATCCGCGCACACAGCCTTGCAGGGCTCCACCAACGACTCGACCGGATTGGCCTGCAACAAACGCGCGCAATGGAATTTTTGGAAACCGGGGTGTATTCTCCCGAAATATTTCGAACGCGCATCGCGGCACTGGATGTAGAACGGAAACAGATCGAGCAAACGCTGGATGCCCTCGCGCATGCGCCGACAGCGCCACAAATACCCGTTCCTTCTATTTCTGCACTCTATACCCAGCTGACGCCAAGTGAACAAAATGAACTGCTTAAAACCCTGATCGAAAAAATCGTCTACCAAAAGTCGGAACGAACAACACCCGGTTTTGCGGGCGACCTTACCTTGACGATCTATCCCCGGCTTCCGTATCCAGTTGAAAGCGTGCGGTCCATATAA